A segment of the Labrus mixtus chromosome 15, fLabMix1.1, whole genome shotgun sequence genome:
cacacactgagacacacacacacacacacacacacacacacacacacactgagacacacacacacacacacacacacactgagacacacacacacacacacacactgagacacacacacacacacacagacacactgagacacacacacacactgagacacacacacacacacacacacacacacacacacacacacagtcagacatcagTGACCAATAAGAACCTTTgatgaaaatgattaaaaactgttaaacGTTTATATCACAgacacctcctctgctctgtaaccatggtaaccCAGACAACAGGAGGCTGTGAGCTTGAATTTGTCTGCTGTGTCTGTATCAATAAAGttgttgatgacatcatcactcagCCTGCAGCTGGCCGTGGACGTTCAGGTGCCGCCATGTTTCGGGGGCATCGGAGGTCAGGCGGTTTTCATCGACACTGCGGGAAGCTTCCTGCTGCAGAGAGTCGTCGACATCGCCGCCGCTGCCGTCCAACACTGCTCCCTATTGGTCGAAGATGACGAACAACGAGTAGCCATGACAACCTTCAGTGTAGAAAACATCCTGTCCAACATCTTTCTGGTAATCGAAGAAATtaaaaatcagtaaaaaaataacattttgatgaTGACAGAGTAGCTGATGTTTTAACAGATCGTCATGGTGACAGCTGTTCCTGTGACGTCATGCTTTCGTATAgaatgattctgattggctgtctcACAGGTGCGTTGCCATGACTACGTGGAGCTGCTGGCAGAGCTCCAGCTGCTGCCTGACTTCCTGGCTGAGCACCCCAGGGTCCACCTCCTGGTGATTGACAGCGTGGCGTTTCCTTTCCGGCAGCACTTTGGCGAGCTGTGGCAGAAGACACGCCTCCTCAATGGCCTCGCCCAGAATCTCATCGCAATGGCAACCAGCCACAGCTTGGCCGTGGTGTTGACCAATCAGATGACCACACGCCTGCAAGGCAGCAGATCACAGCTGGTCCCCGCCCTTGGGGAGAGCTGGGGCCACGGCCCTAACATCAGGATCCTCTTTCACTGGGCGGGGCCAAGACGGTTGGCGGCCATCTTTAAATCTTCTGGTCACATGGACTGTGCCGTCCAATACCAAATCACCTCAGAGGGATTCAGGGACGCCGACCAATCAGAACTGCCTCAGAGCAAACGCCCACGAACACACAGCCCCCAATCGGCTGGCAGCAAGACAGAAACCAGCTCCTGATTGGTCAGAgactgtcagccaatcagaatccaaGATGACTTGTTTgcaattaaaaaagtaaatatttctaaaaaatTTAATTTAGCGACAGTAATTCATAtcaaattattaatttaatatgaTGTTtcgaccaagcagcaaccttctggtgttgaaaaatgaatctggagtgtccactagaggctggctgcagaagcacaggaagtcacatacacacccattctaaaaagcctgtttttacagcagagattaacatgtttacagcctggttcaaaaaaaaaaatatgtttgattaGTTGTTGTCCTCATAGctacactgtacgggggggggggggggggggggggggtcctgaaTGTGTCCCTTGAATGAAattgtcaaaaagtctatgttagtttaagttgcatttctttgttctgtcacatgtttcgTACCGTCTGAAGGTCCAAACGGCACAATCTTTCattgaataaatctgatttgttaaaaaaaatattgtgatttCTCATGGAGGAGTTGGTGGGGGGTCCTGAGTCCAGACCAATTAAGAAACACTGATCTGTAGAGTCTATGAGTCTGACTGAAGCAGTGTTGATTTACAGCCATAATTAATGTATTCATCATCTGCTAAACACCAAacagtgtgagggagagagatcAGAGTGTAATCAAGGAGGTAAACCCTGAACATGTTGTTTACTGCCGGTGATGACTGACTGTGACCAACAGAGGGCGCTCTGTGTCAAGCTTACACAACAccgacgtcctgtacaagaagggccaaagttgacttcacctgctgagacgactgaggtcctttggagtgtgcaggactctgctatggactttttatgacactgtggtggcgtctgcacttttctatgcagtggtctgctggggaggagggagcacagagagagagacaggaagagactgaacagactggtcaggagggccagttctgtctcggactgtcctctggactctgtagaggaggtgggtgagaggaggatgttagtgaagctgacatccatcatggacaacccctctcaccccctgcatgacactgtgggggccctgagcagctccttcagcagcagactgagacacccaccctgcaagacagagcgctaccgcaggtcgttcatcccatctgcagtcagactgtttaatcagactctttaacaacatcaccacctcatgctacacactgtgtgtgtttttaagaacaATAACTCTTtacacaagtggaagtgtagaTATCGTGtaatattctattattgtatttttttatttaactgaatgtaaatatgtttgatttttaacttctatttttatttttaataaatatattcctgtctcctgttttcttgagctgctgtaatgcaaacatttcccccatgggggatcaataaagtttatctttaactTTATCTTTAAGCTGATGATCAGAGATGTTCTCTGATACAGATGATCCACGCTGAGTAAAATCACAGAACTGATTCCTcacgtaacacacacacacacacacacgttcatgttcatgttttaattagagagagagagagagcgagagagagagagagagggggggggtctTTGGTCCTCGCTGATTGGAGCAGCAGGACGTGAACCGGAGTTTCAGATCTGACGGACTCGTCGGAGTCAGTCAACAGTTTAAAGGATCAGAACCGGGATCAGAGGGTGATCAGGACCAGGAACAGCGTGATCAGGAACAGTGTGATCAGGACCAGGAACAGTGTGATCAGGACCGGGATTCGGCTCCGGTGAGTTGGACTGGAGTGATCAGTGTTGAATAAAGCAGCGACCTTAGATGAATGTGTCGGGAAAAGATACTGGCGGAGTTTTTATGTAGCCTAATGTTTCTTCAAACACgatacaaaaacaatatcaatgttttaaatatttttcatatCTTAACGTGTTTTATGACTTATTTGCAGATTGGTAAATTATAAAGTTGATCCATACCTAAATTTATGATGATTAAAATCATCTTTTTGACTTTaagctactttaaaaaaacatttttagattttatatTGATTGATGTACTGAAAATGATCTGCTGATGACACATCTGTGCTGAAATTCTTCAAATAATAGAAACATTTTGATATCACCACAagtagaatataatagaatagaatagactttattgtctgtcccaacagagacag
Coding sequences within it:
- the rad51c gene encoding DNA repair protein RAD51 homolog 3 — protein: MAGCFEAIQRPVSSLSLNSSVKVKLVSAGFQFTADLLHVTATQLSSEACVSQQEALEVLRAVSRDGGGVASLSALELLQKEEDEQRSIITFSSQLDTALRGGLPVGKTTEICGAPGTGKTQLCLQLAVDVQVPPCFGGIGGQAVFIDTAGSFLLQRVVDIAAAAVQHCSLLVEDDEQRVAMTTFSVENILSNIFLVRCHDYVELLAELQLLPDFLAEHPRVHLLVIDSVAFPFRQHFGELWQKTRLLNGLAQNLIAMATSHSLAVVLTNQMTTRLQGSRSQLVPALGESWGHGPNIRILFHWAGPRRLAAIFKSSGHMDCAVQYQITSEGFRDADQSELPQSKRPRTHSPQSAGSKTETSS